ATCCTCCAACTCGCGCAGAACGCCCAGTTCCTGGAGGCCGTGCAGAAGACCATCGCCGTGATTGAGGTAGAAGGCGAGCCGATGGACATGAAGATCCCTCGTGATCTTCCGCCTCTCACCCGCGATACGCCCATCCGCCCGGATGAGATTGTGCGTAAGCGCAGGTTCATCTTCAGCGGACGCTTTCCCGGTGAAAAAAATCCGGTGGTCGGCATCGACTTCATGATCAATAACCAGCTCTACGATGAGTTCGCGGTGCCGACGACCGTATATCGCGGTACCTGTGAGGAGTGGACGATCGAGGTTCCGGACTCGGCGCGCGGAGGCACGGAAGGCCATCCATTCCACATCCACGTGAACAACTTCGAGGTTGTCTCCCAAGCAGGCATCGAACCTCAGCATCGTCTCGTTCAGGACACGATCTGGGTAGCGCAGGATACGGCGACCGTCATTCGCATGCGCTTCCAGGAGTGGATAGGAAAGTCCGTCTTCCACTGTCACATTCTTCCGCATGAAGACACCGGCATGATGCAGAACTTCCTCATCTTGCCTGAGCATCCAAAACACCATCATCAACGCACGATTGAGTCACTGGGAGAGAAGAATAGCTAAAGAGCTTGCCCCCAAAAAAGAATGGCCGGATGCCATCAGGCATCCGGCCATTGTTCTCGTCGAGAGAGCTACTTGAGATGCTACTTCGGCGGGACGTATCCCTGCTCCGCAAGACGAGCTCCCATCTGGAGGTAAGAGCCTTCCTCCTGCGGCTGCAAGGTAGCAAGTCCATCGACGTAGCGGTTGTACATACAGAATGCCGCCGCTATGAGAACGGTATCGTGAATCTCAAGATCTGACGCTCCGGCGTCGCGGGCTATCTTCACCATCTCCGGGGTAACCTTCTTACCGTCGATCTGGACTGCGGCGGCAATTGCCAGCAGCGCCTTCAGCTTTTGCGAGATATCCGCTGTTTGAAAATCGGTCCATACATCGTTCAGAAGTGAGCGGTCGCCCCCATTCAGATGAGTAGCCGCTGCGCCATGGCTCATCTTGCAGAAGGTGCAATCATTGCGCGAAGACACAAAGGCTGCGATGAGTTCGCGATCCCGGGAGCTCAGGTCGGTGTTGCGCCCCGAGGTATAGAGCAAAACATGCGCCAACTCGCGCATGGGGGCCGCGGTCTCTGGACGAAAGGCAAAACCGGAACTGATTCCGGGAAGGTTCTCGGGAAGTGGGATGTGAGGCATATCTCTCCTTATTACTCCACCGCTGTGGACTCCAGCGTCATCGTGTCCAGTTCTGCTTCCTCAGCGCTGTATCGGGGTAGTGCGAAATTCATGAATGCGGCAATGACCGCGGTTCCTGCAAGTATAAGGATCGCGGAAGGGCGATAGCCGCCCATCTGGTCATACAACCGGCCTATAAGTACAGGCCCCGTCGCTCCTCCAATGGCATAGGCTGTCCATGTGAGGCCATAAAGTGTGGCGAAACGGCTCTGCCCGAAATAGCGCGCAATCAGGTATGGGCCAATATCTCCTTCGCTGCCCATGCTGAACCCAAGAAGCAGGGCGCCTGCAATGCCCATCGCTGCGTTCGACGCATACGCGAACAGCGTGATGCCTGCGCCGGCAAGCAGAAACATGAGGAACGAAAGCGTGGGTGCGTAGAAGCGATCGAGAAGCCAGCCGGTTAGCAGGCGTCCGCCAATACCGGCAGCACCCAGACAAGACAGGGCTATCGCCGTGTCTGAACCGCTGATGCCGCGTTCGCTCAGGAGAGCGGCAAGATGCGAGAGTGCACCATTTGCTCCAAAGCCGCCGAGCAGAATTGATCCCGCGATCAGCCAGAAGGTTGCCGACCCGAACACGCTGGAAGTGGCCGTCGGTTGCTTCCGTTCGGCAGGTTGCGACGCTGAACCAGGCATATTTCGCAGAAAGATGGTGGTCAGCGGAAAACCTAACAGCGCCAGCAACCCAAGCGTAAGATAGCCGGCACGCCATCCGCTGTTGTGAATGACATGTTGTGTGATCAGCGGCATTAGAATCGACCCCACTCCGCTGCCGGTCAGCATGAACGCCAATGCGGTTCCACGCATGGTGCGGAACCAGCTTAGAACGGCTCGTGAGTAGGACAACTGAGCGGTTCCATTTCCGACGACGCCGATAATGAAGTAGGTAAGGTAGAAACGGCCTAACTGCGGTGTAAGGCGGCTCAGCGAGAGAAGCGCGGCCGAAAATACGACGATACAGGGAAGCACTACTCTGCGAGGCGGAACGCGATCAAGCAGCATGCCGATGCCGGGCGAGAAGACCGCGACAGTCATCGCTGCAATCCCAAAGGTGCTTGAGATCGCCTCGCGCTTCCAGCCAAACGCGGCATGCAGAGGCGCGATAAAGAGGCTGAAAGTGAACGGGACAATCGCGGCGAAGCTGAACATTACCCCGAAAAACGCAGCAAGGACAACCGTCCAACCGCTATACCGCAGAGATCTCTCTGGAGTGAGTCGTGTGCTCGCCACGTGCCGGGCCTCTTTTGGGATGACAAGAGCATGATACCCGTGACTTACCTATAAATAGGGCCTCGGATGTGGAGAATAAGCTAGACGAATAAAAGGCGAATTTGCGAGATCCATCGGGCCACGGTAAATAATCAGGACGTTAGAAAGATCGAGAATCTGGGGCCGAAGGAATGCAGATCAAGCGAGCAATCGAACGAGTACCCGGCGGCATGATGGTCGTCCCTCTCTTGTGTGGAGCAACGCTCGCTACGTTCGCTCCGCACGCGGCTCCGTTCTTTGGATCTTTCACCAATGCGCTGTATACCGGAGCTCTACCGATCCTGGCTGTTTTCTACGTCTGCATGGGAGCGCGGATTTCGCTTGGCTCCCTGCCGCAGTTGCTGAAGAAGGGCGGAGCATTGATGACCACAAAGGTCGCTCTGGGGTTTCTTGCCAGCCTCGTCCTCGGGCATCTCATTGGCATTGACCCTGTTCGCACCGGGTGGTTTGCAGGTCTCTCCACGCTTGCTGTCGTCGCTGCTATCAACGACACTAATGGCGGCCTCTACATGGCGCTGATGGAACAGTATGGCCAGCCGGCCGATTCGGCGGCCTACACCGTGATGACGCTTGAGTCAGGCCCGTTCCTCACGATGGTTTCTCTTGGCGTCGCAGGCCTGGCGGCCTTCCCCTGGCAGACGATGGTAGGAGCGATTCTGCCTCTGGCAGTAGGGATGGTGCTTGGAAACCTCGATCCCGAGATGCGCCGGTTTCTCTCGCAGGGCGTCTCGGTTCTTATCCCTTTCTTCGCATTTGCAATCGGATGCACGCTCGATCTGCATCGTGTCGCGACCGCTGGATTGCTCGGCCTCACCCTCGGGGTAGTTTTAGTGTTTGTCAGCGCCATCTGCCTTATCGCCGCGGATCGCCTCATCGGTGGCGACGGCACCGCAGGAATTGCCGCAGCAACCACAGCAGGCAATGCCGCGGCCGTGCCGATGCTGGTAGCGGTTGCTAACCCCAGGTATGCAGCCGCAGCGGCATCGGCTACCGTGCTCGTCGCCTGTTGCGTTATCGTAAGCAGCCTGTTGGTTCCTCCGCTTACGGCCTTGTGGAAGACGCGTGTAGTCCGTCGGCAAGAGATGGATGCGGCTCTGCTATCAGGAGAAGTTCAGAGAGTTGCGGAGACGCCTGATTCCAATCGATGATCTTATAGGTACAAGCGGTCGCCATGCCGCAATAAGGAAGAGTTAATGACCCCGATCATT
This genomic window from Terriglobus albidus contains:
- a CDS encoding 2-keto-3-deoxygluconate permease, translated to MQIKRAIERVPGGMMVVPLLCGATLATFAPHAAPFFGSFTNALYTGALPILAVFYVCMGARISLGSLPQLLKKGGALMTTKVALGFLASLVLGHLIGIDPVRTGWFAGLSTLAVVAAINDTNGGLYMALMEQYGQPADSAAYTVMTLESGPFLTMVSLGVAGLAAFPWQTMVGAILPLAVGMVLGNLDPEMRRFLSQGVSVLIPFFAFAIGCTLDLHRVATAGLLGLTLGVVLVFVSAICLIAADRLIGGDGTAGIAAATTAGNAAAVPMLVAVANPRYAAAAASATVLVACCVIVSSLLVPPLTALWKTRVVRRQEMDAALLSGEVQRVAETPDSNR
- a CDS encoding carboxymuconolactone decarboxylase family protein, producing the protein MPHIPLPENLPGISSGFAFRPETAAPMRELAHVLLYTSGRNTDLSSRDRELIAAFVSSRNDCTFCKMSHGAAATHLNGGDRSLLNDVWTDFQTADISQKLKALLAIAAAVQIDGKKVTPEMVKIARDAGASDLEIHDTVLIAAAFCMYNRYVDGLATLQPQEEGSYLQMGARLAEQGYVPPK
- a CDS encoding MFS transporter; the protein is MASTRLTPERSLRYSGWTVVLAAFFGVMFSFAAIVPFTFSLFIAPLHAAFGWKREAISSTFGIAAMTVAVFSPGIGMLLDRVPPRRVVLPCIVVFSAALLSLSRLTPQLGRFYLTYFIIGVVGNGTAQLSYSRAVLSWFRTMRGTALAFMLTGSGVGSILMPLITQHVIHNSGWRAGYLTLGLLALLGFPLTTIFLRNMPGSASQPAERKQPTATSSVFGSATFWLIAGSILLGGFGANGALSHLAALLSERGISGSDTAIALSCLGAAGIGGRLLTGWLLDRFYAPTLSFLMFLLAGAGITLFAYASNAAMGIAGALLLGFSMGSEGDIGPYLIARYFGQSRFATLYGLTWTAYAIGGATGPVLIGRLYDQMGGYRPSAILILAGTAVIAAFMNFALPRYSAEEAELDTMTLESTAVE